The proteins below come from a single Limnobaculum xujianqingii genomic window:
- the pgsA gene encoding CDP-diacylglycerol--glycerol-3-phosphate 3-phosphatidyltransferase, with the protein MQFNIPTLLTLFRIILIPFFVVAFYLPAQYQWAPMVCAIIFVVAAVTDWFDGFLARRWKQTTRFGAFLDPVADKVMVATALVLVSEYYHVWWISLPAATMIAREIIISALREWMAEIGKRSSVAVSWVGKVKTSAQMLALVILLWRPNHMVEIFGFILLYIATILTFWSMFQYLKASKADLLEP; encoded by the coding sequence ATGCAATTTAATATACCGACTCTGCTTACACTTTTTCGTATCATTTTGATCCCATTCTTTGTTGTGGCGTTTTATCTACCGGCACAATATCAGTGGGCTCCGATGGTCTGTGCCATTATTTTTGTGGTTGCTGCGGTAACCGACTGGTTTGATGGCTTTCTGGCTCGACGTTGGAAGCAAACTACACGCTTTGGTGCTTTTCTCGATCCGGTTGCCGATAAGGTGATGGTTGCGACAGCATTAGTGTTAGTTTCTGAGTACTATCACGTTTGGTGGATATCACTACCAGCCGCTACCATGATCGCGCGTGAAATTATTATTTCTGCATTGAGAGAGTGGATGGCCGAAATAGGTAAACGAAGTAGCGTTGCGGTTTCATGGGTAGGAAAAGTAAAAACCTCCGCGCAAATGCTGGCTTTGGTGATATTGTTGTGGCGGCCTAACCACATGGTTGAGATTTTTGGTTTTATTTTGTTATACATTGCCACGATCTTAACATTCTGGTCGATGTTCCAATATTTGAAAGCCTCTAAGGCAGACTTGCTGGAACCATAG
- the uvrC gene encoding excinuclease ABC subunit UvrC has product MTDSFDSKAFLKYVTNEPGVYRMYDTSGVVIYVGKAKDLKKRLSSYFRQNVSSRKTEALVKSIANIDVTVTHTETEALLLEHNYIKLYQPRYNVLLRDDKSYPLIFLSSDKHPRLKMHRGAKHAKGEYFGPFPNSGAVRETLALLQKLFPVRQCEDSVYRNRSRPCLQYQIGRCLGPCVAGLVSDDEYQKQVNYVRLFLEGKDQQVLNQLITNMEQASQSLNFEEAARIRDQIQAIRRVTEKQFVSGDSDDLDVIGVSYEAGLACMHVLFLRQGKVLGSRSYYPKIPKGTELDEVVQTFVGQFYLQGSQSRSLPGEILLDFSLPDKNALEETLSEVAGRKIQIQSNPRGDRARYLKLARTNAQIALKTKLSQQSTIHQRLASLAEVLKLTKINRMECFDISHTMGEETVASCVVFDSNGPLRSEYRRYNITGITPGDDYAAMSQVLKRRYGKALTDEKIPDVIFIDGGKGQLGQAIDVFNQLDVDWDKSKPLLVGIAKGSDRKAGLETLFLAAEGEGFSLPPDSPALHVIQHIRDDSHDHAISGHRQRRAKVRNTSALEHIEGVGPKRRQALLKYMGGLQPLLSATVEEIAKIPGISQSLAEKIHNALKP; this is encoded by the coding sequence TAACGAATGAGCCAGGAGTTTATCGTATGTACGATACTTCTGGCGTTGTTATTTATGTAGGAAAGGCAAAAGATCTCAAAAAGCGTCTCTCCAGCTATTTTCGTCAGAACGTAAGTAGTCGAAAAACAGAGGCGTTGGTTAAGAGTATTGCTAATATTGATGTTACGGTAACCCATACTGAAACAGAAGCGTTATTACTCGAACACAACTATATTAAGTTATACCAGCCGCGCTATAACGTTTTGTTGCGCGATGATAAGTCTTACCCGCTAATTTTCCTTAGTTCAGATAAACACCCTCGCTTAAAAATGCATCGGGGAGCAAAACACGCCAAAGGAGAGTACTTTGGGCCGTTTCCTAATTCAGGGGCTGTGCGTGAAACTTTAGCGTTGCTGCAGAAACTTTTCCCTGTACGCCAATGTGAGGACAGTGTTTATCGCAATCGTTCACGTCCTTGCCTGCAATATCAAATTGGTCGCTGTTTAGGACCTTGTGTCGCTGGACTGGTCAGTGATGATGAGTATCAGAAACAGGTCAACTATGTTCGATTGTTTCTGGAAGGTAAAGATCAACAAGTTCTGAACCAACTGATAACCAATATGGAGCAGGCAAGCCAGTCACTCAATTTTGAAGAAGCGGCGCGTATTCGCGATCAAATTCAGGCAATTCGGCGAGTCACTGAAAAGCAATTCGTTTCTGGCGATAGCGATGATTTGGACGTAATAGGTGTTTCTTATGAGGCCGGCCTGGCATGTATGCATGTCTTGTTCTTACGGCAGGGCAAAGTGCTGGGCAGCCGCAGTTATTATCCTAAAATTCCTAAAGGAACTGAGTTGGATGAAGTGGTTCAGACTTTCGTTGGTCAGTTCTATTTGCAGGGAAGCCAGTCAAGATCGTTACCCGGAGAAATTTTACTGGATTTCTCCTTACCGGATAAAAATGCACTGGAAGAAACATTATCAGAAGTTGCCGGGCGAAAAATTCAGATACAAAGCAATCCCAGAGGGGATCGCGCTCGTTATTTGAAATTGGCAAGAACCAATGCACAAATTGCACTTAAAACTAAATTATCTCAACAATCAACAATCCATCAGCGTCTGGCATCACTGGCAGAGGTATTGAAACTAACTAAAATTAACCGGATGGAGTGTTTTGATATCAGCCATACTATGGGGGAAGAAACCGTTGCCTCCTGTGTTGTCTTTGATAGCAATGGCCCATTGCGTTCTGAATATCGGCGTTACAATATTACCGGTATAACACCCGGTGATGATTACGCGGCGATGTCGCAAGTACTAAAGCGGCGATATGGAAAAGCACTAACGGATGAGAAAATTCCGGATGTGATTTTTATTGATGGTGGAAAAGGGCAGTTGGGGCAAGCTATCGATGTTTTTAACCAGTTAGATGTCGATTGGGATAAGTCAAAGCCATTATTGGTTGGCATCGCTAAAGGTAGTGACCGTAAAGCGGGGTTGGAAACTCTATTTTTAGCTGCTGAAGGTGAAGGATTTTCCTTACCGCCAGATTCTCCGGCGTTGCATGTGATTCAACATATTCGTGATGATTCGCACGACCATGCCATATCCGGGCATCGCCAGCGTCGGGCAAAAGTCAGAAATACCAGCGCGTTAGAACATATTGAAGGTGTGGGGCCCAAGCGTCGTCAGGCATTGCTAAAATATATGGGAGGCTTGCAACCATTATTAAGCGCTACCGTCGAAGAGATCGCAAAAATACCTGGGATATCGCAATCTTTAGCAGAAAAGATACACAATGCATTGAAACCCTGA